A DNA window from Streptomyces sp. B21-083 contains the following coding sequences:
- a CDS encoding S8 family serine peptidase, which yields MSHHGNRYDAGNGRHKPSAQQSGMPVPSTSGTPARRAGDMPVPGGRPASARPEAGGMQAPGMNPAAATGRPAGMRAPGMPAPSGAPMPMPATAKSGPKEPAELARPGGAPAARGPSTAPDDGHTPLPRFGGPEGISPQGPSYEPGVVEVEFREGVTPALAERGDGAPAEIRSLTEGPTLTEFNRIIEASNLVAAEPTFEITPEEATAVQANAAAQGHETPHLARFLTLHFADDSDTVAIAQRLDALPEVLRAIAVPSALPPTVTAGAGTLAAAGPLSEPLVGTGGTLVVDTSTGLENQWYIFRCGVDQAWSRSTGGGVVIADVDWGCRTSHQDLAPNIAQTHNAFDGTTDVSHGGSVYHGTGVMGLSGASTNNVGMAGIAYDATLWPVQADSGTGPDLGGNAWARGIDWVRTTDSGGRRKVIILEVQTSAFGNYEQVPSVNAAIKTAIADGVVVCVAAGNGDKDASLADDGSQIPETGSILVGATAYDASVNQRAWFSNYGSRIVVCAPGDSSHDLTCDSGSDTAYRNAFGGTSGATPKVAGAAALMLSANPGLTHADVRRILQATGTQVTPDPDPTKLVGSLLNAGAAVREASQNAVGRMEIFARGGDQAVWHKWQTALNNGWSGWESLGGWVDMVTHGRNADGRLELFVRGSDQAVWHMWQTAPNNGWSGWESLGGWIDNLSVAQNNDGRLEIFARGSDQAVWHMWQTAPNNGWSGWESLGGWVDMISVDHNADGRLEMFARGSDQAVWHKWQMAPGSGWSGWESLGGWIDRLTTARNADGRLEIFARGSDGAVWHMWQTAPSNGWSGWESLGGWVDMIKVVQNADGRLEIFARGSDQAVWHMWQTAPSNGWSGWESLGGWIDDLYVSQNNDGRLEIFARGSDQAVWHMWQTAPSNGWSGWESLGGWIDRLDVGQNAL from the coding sequence ATGTCACATCACGGCAACCGGTACGACGCCGGCAACGGCCGGCACAAGCCCTCGGCCCAGCAGTCCGGCATGCCCGTCCCCTCGACGTCCGGCACGCCTGCGAGGAGGGCCGGTGACATGCCGGTCCCCGGCGGCAGGCCGGCCTCCGCACGTCCCGAGGCCGGGGGTATGCAGGCGCCCGGCATGAATCCGGCGGCCGCCACCGGGAGGCCCGCCGGGATGCGGGCACCCGGCATGCCCGCACCCTCCGGGGCGCCGATGCCGATGCCGGCCACCGCCAAGTCTGGTCCCAAGGAACCAGCCGAACTGGCGCGGCCGGGCGGCGCACCGGCCGCCCGCGGTCCGTCCACGGCACCGGACGACGGCCACACTCCGCTCCCACGCTTCGGCGGCCCCGAAGGCATCTCCCCTCAAGGCCCGTCGTACGAACCGGGCGTGGTGGAGGTCGAGTTCCGCGAAGGCGTCACCCCGGCACTCGCCGAGCGCGGCGACGGCGCGCCCGCCGAGATACGCAGCCTCACCGAAGGGCCGACGCTCACCGAGTTCAACAGAATCATCGAGGCCAGCAACCTCGTTGCCGCGGAACCGACCTTCGAGATCACCCCCGAGGAGGCCACGGCAGTCCAGGCGAACGCGGCCGCCCAGGGACATGAGACACCGCATCTCGCACGGTTCCTCACCCTGCACTTCGCCGACGACTCCGACACCGTCGCGATCGCGCAGCGCCTGGACGCGCTGCCTGAGGTCCTGCGGGCCATAGCGGTCCCCAGCGCGCTGCCGCCGACGGTCACCGCGGGCGCGGGAACGCTCGCCGCGGCGGGCCCGCTGAGCGAGCCGCTGGTGGGGACGGGCGGCACCTTGGTCGTGGACACATCCACGGGCCTCGAGAACCAGTGGTACATCTTCCGCTGCGGGGTCGATCAGGCGTGGAGCCGTTCCACCGGCGGCGGTGTGGTGATCGCCGACGTCGACTGGGGCTGCCGCACCTCACACCAGGACCTCGCGCCCAACATCGCGCAGACGCACAACGCCTTCGACGGCACCACCGACGTGTCCCACGGCGGCTCGGTCTACCACGGAACCGGGGTCATGGGTCTGAGCGGCGCTTCGACCAACAACGTCGGCATGGCCGGTATCGCGTACGACGCCACGCTGTGGCCGGTCCAGGCGGACTCCGGCACCGGCCCGGATCTCGGCGGCAACGCCTGGGCGCGCGGCATCGACTGGGTGCGCACCACCGATAGCGGCGGCCGACGCAAGGTCATCATTCTTGAGGTCCAGACAAGTGCCTTCGGCAACTACGAACAGGTGCCGTCGGTCAACGCGGCCATCAAGACGGCGATCGCCGACGGCGTGGTTGTTTGCGTGGCGGCGGGCAACGGCGACAAGGACGCCTCGCTGGCCGATGACGGCTCGCAGATCCCGGAGACGGGCTCGATCCTCGTCGGCGCCACGGCGTACGACGCCTCGGTCAACCAGCGCGCCTGGTTCAGCAACTACGGCTCCCGCATCGTCGTCTGCGCCCCCGGTGACAGCTCACACGACCTGACGTGCGACAGCGGCTCCGACACCGCGTACCGCAACGCCTTCGGCGGCACGTCCGGGGCGACGCCGAAGGTCGCCGGCGCGGCGGCACTGATGCTGTCCGCGAATCCCGGTCTCACCCACGCCGACGTGCGCCGGATCCTCCAGGCCACGGGAACGCAGGTCACCCCCGACCCGGACCCGACCAAGCTGGTCGGTAGCCTCCTCAACGCGGGCGCGGCCGTACGGGAGGCCTCGCAGAACGCGGTCGGCCGCATGGAGATCTTCGCCCGTGGCGGAGACCAAGCGGTGTGGCACAAGTGGCAGACAGCCCTCAACAACGGCTGGTCGGGCTGGGAGTCCCTCGGCGGCTGGGTCGACATGGTCACTCACGGCCGCAACGCGGACGGCCGCCTGGAGCTTTTCGTCCGGGGTTCCGACCAGGCCGTGTGGCACATGTGGCAGACGGCCCCGAACAATGGCTGGTCGGGCTGGGAGTCCCTGGGCGGCTGGATCGACAACTTGTCCGTGGCTCAGAACAACGACGGCCGCCTGGAGATCTTCGCCCGGGGTTCCGACCAGGCCGTGTGGCACATGTGGCAGACCGCCCCGAACAACGGCTGGTCGGGCTGGGAGTCCCTGGGCGGCTGGGTCGACATGATCAGCGTTGACCACAACGCGGACGGACGCCTCGAGATGTTCGCACGCGGCTCGGACCAGGCCGTATGGCACAAGTGGCAGATGGCACCCGGCAGCGGCTGGTCCGGCTGGGAGTCCCTCGGCGGCTGGATCGACCGCCTCACCACAGCCCGCAACGCCGACGGTCGCCTGGAGATCTTCGCCCGGGGCTCTGACGGAGCCGTGTGGCACATGTGGCAGACCGCCCCCAGCAACGGCTGGTCGGGCTGGGAGTCCCTGGGCGGCTGGGTCGACATGATCAAGGTCGTACAGAACGCCGACGGTCGCCTGGAGATCTTCGCCCGGGGTTCCGACCAGGCCGTGTGGCACATGTGGCAGACGGCCCCGAGCAACGGCTGGTCGGGCTGGGAGTCCCTGGGCGGCTGGATCGACGACCTCTACGTCAGCCAGAACAACGACGGTCGCCTGGAGATCTTCGCCCGGGGCTCCGACCAGGCCGTGTGGCACATGTGGCAGACGGCCCCGAGCAACGGCTGGTCAGGCTGGGAGTCCCTCGGCGGCTGGATCGACCGCTTGGACGTCGGCCAGAACGCACTCTGA
- a CDS encoding AMP-binding protein — MEFKELKESMEPAGPTGLTVAELVAARWGDHRPGLWCEDRTLTHHEVAGGAAARAALLTELLPPGAEPHVGVLLDNTPEYPLWLSAAALAGAAVAGINPTRRGPELARDILHTECPVLITARTHLPLLADLELPGLRLLLTDSEEYEALLAPYAGAAPDPSRATPADRLLLYFTSGSTGAPKAAICTQGRLAAAGRTLADTFGVRPDDVHYVCMPMFHGNAVIADWAPALAAGAGVALRSRFSASGFLTDVRRYGATYFTYVGRAVQYLLATPARPDDRDNPLRLGFGTEAGAVDAAAFQRRFGVRLVEGYGSSEGGAAVRWTPGTPANAVGRAAPSDDLAVVDPATGAECPPATLDASGRLLNGTVAIGELVNRGPNPFEGYWRNPEAESARRRWGSPRSSEAETGGGWYWTGDLFYRDPDGFLYFAGRADDRLRVDSENLAAATIENIVARYEGAVAVAVYAVPDPVAGDQVMATLAGTFDPATFSAFLAAQPDLGTKMAPRFVRVVHRMPVTATNKIHRAALRHEGFRCPDPVWWRPPNEQTYRILTNDDVTELLTRYRERGREELLSR; from the coding sequence ATGGAGTTCAAGGAGCTCAAGGAATCCATGGAGCCCGCCGGGCCGACCGGGCTCACGGTCGCGGAACTCGTGGCGGCACGGTGGGGCGACCACCGGCCGGGGCTGTGGTGCGAGGACCGGACGCTCACGCATCACGAGGTGGCCGGGGGCGCGGCGGCCAGAGCCGCACTCCTGACGGAGCTGCTGCCGCCGGGCGCCGAGCCGCATGTGGGCGTCCTGCTCGACAACACCCCTGAATACCCCCTGTGGTTGAGCGCGGCGGCCCTCGCCGGCGCCGCCGTCGCAGGCATCAACCCCACCCGGCGAGGCCCCGAACTGGCCCGGGACATCCTGCACACCGAGTGCCCGGTGCTCATCACCGCGCGCACCCACCTCCCCCTCCTCGCCGACCTCGAACTCCCCGGCCTGCGCCTTCTGTTGACCGACTCGGAGGAGTACGAGGCGCTGCTGGCCCCCTACGCGGGCGCGGCGCCGGACCCCTCCCGCGCCACGCCCGCCGACCGCCTCCTCCTCTACTTCACCTCGGGCTCGACCGGCGCCCCCAAGGCCGCGATCTGCACCCAGGGCAGACTCGCCGCCGCCGGGCGGACGCTGGCCGACACCTTCGGGGTGCGCCCGGACGACGTGCACTACGTCTGTATGCCGATGTTCCACGGCAACGCGGTGATCGCGGACTGGGCCCCGGCCCTGGCGGCGGGCGCCGGGGTCGCGCTGCGCTCCCGCTTCTCGGCCTCCGGCTTCCTGACGGACGTACGCCGCTACGGGGCGACCTACTTCACGTACGTGGGCCGGGCGGTCCAGTACCTGCTGGCGACCCCCGCCCGGCCGGACGACCGGGACAATCCCCTGCGCCTGGGCTTCGGCACGGAGGCGGGGGCGGTGGACGCGGCGGCCTTCCAACGCCGGTTCGGAGTACGGCTGGTCGAGGGATACGGGTCCTCCGAGGGCGGGGCGGCGGTGCGGTGGACGCCGGGGACCCCGGCCAACGCCGTCGGCCGGGCGGCACCGTCCGACGATCTCGCGGTGGTCGACCCGGCGACCGGTGCCGAGTGTCCGCCGGCCACCCTGGACGCCTCGGGCCGGCTGCTCAACGGCACCGTTGCGATAGGGGAGTTGGTGAACCGGGGCCCGAACCCCTTCGAGGGCTACTGGCGCAACCCGGAGGCGGAGTCGGCCCGCCGCAGATGGGGGTCCCCCCGGTCGAGCGAAGCCGAGACTGGGGGAGGCTGGTACTGGACGGGCGACCTCTTCTACCGGGACCCGGACGGCTTCCTCTACTTCGCGGGCCGCGCGGACGACCGGCTGCGCGTCGACAGCGAGAACCTGGCCGCCGCGACGATCGAGAACATCGTCGCCCGGTACGAGGGGGCGGTGGCCGTCGCCGTGTACGCGGTGCCGGATCCGGTGGCCGGCGACCAGGTCATGGCAACCCTGGCCGGCACCTTCGACCCGGCCACCTTCTCCGCCTTCCTGGCCGCCCAGCCCGACCTGGGCACGAAGATGGCTCCCCGCTTCGTACGCGTCGTGCACCGCATGCCGGTCACCGCGACCAACAAGATCCACCGGGCTGCCCTCAGACACGAGGGCTTCCGCTGCCCGGACCCGGTCTGGTGGCGCCCCCCGAACGAACAGACGTACCGCATCCTGACGAACGACGACGTGACAGAACTACTGACCCGGTACCGGGAACGGGGACGCGAGGAGCTGCTGAGCAGATAG
- a CDS encoding DUF3592 domain-containing protein has protein sequence MDIMFYGVPTLMIALAVVMATIVIRRVLRMRRAWKSGLTAEARCLRTYTTTSGGSGDSSVHTTLHHVYEFVARDGRTVRFDEPHGPGTVIEGDFVTVFYSEGEQINATAHRPSPVRHGLALTGILGFLGVIVVFCVGFMVTYSQIFEPVGDMFFGGDSGYSSTDTPTGDGFPEGWDVSTDSP, from the coding sequence ATGGACATCATGTTCTACGGGGTGCCGACGCTCATGATCGCGCTGGCCGTCGTGATGGCGACGATCGTGATCCGCCGGGTGCTGCGGATGCGCCGCGCCTGGAAAAGCGGCCTGACGGCGGAGGCGCGCTGCCTGCGGACGTACACGACCACGAGCGGCGGCTCCGGCGACAGCTCCGTGCACACGACGCTGCACCATGTCTACGAGTTCGTCGCGCGCGACGGCCGCACCGTCCGCTTCGACGAGCCGCACGGCCCGGGCACGGTCATCGAGGGCGACTTCGTCACCGTCTTCTACAGCGAGGGCGAGCAGATCAACGCCACGGCCCACCGCCCGAGCCCGGTCCGGCACGGGCTGGCCCTGACCGGCATCCTCGGGTTCCTCGGCGTGATCGTGGTGTTCTGCGTCGGGTTCATGGTGACCTACAGCCAGATCTTCGAACCGGTCGGCGACATGTTCTTCGGCGGTGACAGCGGCTACAGCAGCACCGACACCCCCACGGGCGACGGGTTCCCCGAGGGCTGGGACGTGAGCACCGACTCGCCGTGA